The nucleotide sequence AACCAAACTAATTAAAATTTTTTTCATTTTTTCTCCTTTTAAAATTTCTTTTAATCCACAAATAAAGCCCTGAGATACTTAAAATAAGCGGTGAAATACCGACTAAAAACCAGATAAATT is from Campylobacter concisus and encodes:
- a CDS encoding PepSY domain-containing protein yields the protein MDIKNANLSEEILSAFRKSHFGNYNQITKFIWFLVGISPLILSISGLYLWIKRNFKRRKNEKNFN